Genomic segment of Candidatus Goldiibacteriota bacterium:
GCGACAGCGAAAAACTTATTTGGGGAGATAATTTTATTAAGGAACAAATAAACGGAATAGAGTTTATGCTGGAAGCGGATACATTCTTTCAGATAAACACGGGTATGCTGTCACACATGTTAAGTTTTGTTGAAAGCCGCGTTAAACAGGGGGCCAAAGTCCTGGATCTATACGGCGGCACAGGCGCGTTATCCCTGCCGCTATACAAGAAAGCATCCGAAATAACAGTGGTGGAAATAAATCCGCACAGCATTGAACTCTTTAAAAAGGTGCTTGCAAATAATAATATAACGAACGCGTTTGCGGTCGCGGGAGACGCGGAAAAAGAAGCATCCGCAATTATTAAAGAGAAAAGGCCGGATGTCATAATTCTTGACCCGCCAAGAAAGGGAGTTCACGCGGATGTGTTAAAGAGCGTGATTGAAAACAATATACCGGAGATTATCTATATTTCCTGCAACCCCATGACATTTGCCAGGGATGTAAAAGAATTAAAAGGTCATTATGAACTTGTGGAAACAATACCGGTTGATTTGTTCCCGCAGACGTATCATGTGGAAACTATGGGGTATTTTAGAAGGATAAAATCTTGAAAGGTAAAATAGTTGAATTCAGGAATTTGACAGTTTTAAGGGACAGAAAAATATTAAACCGTGTCTCTTTTGACATAGAAGAAGGGTGCCATACGGCGATTATAGGGCCCAACGGTTCCGGTAAATCCACGCTTATTAATCTTATTACCAGAAAATTTTATCCGCTTGCGGACGAGCCGGATTATAAAATGAGTATCTGGGGCAGGGATGACTGGAATGTTATGGAGTTAAAAAAACTGCTGGGTATTGTTTCAGACACTTTGTCCCGTGATTTTGAAGAGGATATGCCGGTGAAAGAAGCGGTGTTATCCGGTTTTTTTTCCAGCGTCGGGCTTTTTCACGTCAAAGTGACTCCGAAAATGAAAGAACTTGCGGATAAAAGTTTAAGGTTTATGGGGATAAAAAAACTGGAAAATGAATCGGTGGAAGCGCTTTCTTCGGGAGAAAAAAGGAAAATGTTGATAGCAAGGGCGCTTGTACACTCACCCAAAGCGCTGATACTGGACGAGCCTGCAAACGGCCTTGATATTGTTGCCGCGGAAAAATTCAGGCGGACAATGAGAAAACTATGCAGAAAGACAACGGTCATAATAGCCACAAATGATTTTTTTGATATAATTCCCGAGATTAAAAAAGTTATTATGATTAAAAACGGCAGAATCTTCAAGCAGGGTTCAAAGAAAGAATTAATGACATTAAAAAATCTGTCGCGGCTTTTCGGCGGAAAAATTCCTTCGTCTTTATTAAACAGGTGGCGCGCATGAAAGTATACATACACACCTTCGGGTGCCAGATGAATGAGTATGACTCTGAAAGAATGGCGGGAGTGCTTGAACTTGCCGGCCATGAAATTGTATACAGCGAGGGTGAAGCTGACGCTATTATTATAAATACCTGCACGGTGCGCAATCTTGCCGAAGAAAAAGCTTATTCATACGCGGGGCGGTTTGTTACGGATAAAAAGGTAATCATAACCGGATGCCTTGCGGAGATAAAAAAAGAAGAACTGATAAAAAAATTTCCCACGCTGCACGCGGTGGTAGGGACATATAATTTTGCCAATATAGGAAAAGTAATAACAGCCGGAAAAGGCAAAGTGCTCTTTGGCGCCGCTGAAGAGGGTTACGGTAAAGACGTTAAAAGGCCGGGCGGGGTATCGGGATATCTTGCCATAATGCAGGGGTGTGACAACTTTTGTTCGTACTGTATCGTCCCATACGCAAGGGGAAGGGAAAGAAGCAGAAGCCTGGACGGCATTATTGCCGAAATGCATAAAATGGCATCTGACGGATTTGTGGAAGTAATACTTCTTGGACAGAACGTGAATTCATATAAAGACAGCAAGACAGGGGTTAATTTTTCGGGCCTTCTGAAAGAAGCGGCAAGAGTTGACGGAATTGAACGCATAAGGTTTATGACTTCGCATCCAAAAGATTTAAGCAGGGAACTTGTGGAAACTGTCGGCGCGCTTGATAAGGTGTGCAATCACATACACCTTGCCGTGCAGTCCGGGTCTGACAGAGTTTTAAAAAATATGAACAGAAAATATACAAGGCAGCAGTTTCTGGACAAACTTGAAATGATACGGGAAATAATACCGGGTGTGTGCATAACGACAGATGTGATGGTGGGTTTTCCGGGAGAGACACAAAGTGATTTTGAAGATACAGTATCACTGCTTGAAAAAGCGCGGTTTGATTCCGCGTACATGTTCAAATATTCCCCAAGGCAGGGGACAGAGGCATTTAAAATGAAGGATGGCACGGATAAGGATGAAAAGGCCCGCAGAATCAATTATGTGCTTGAATTACAGAAACATATAAGCGAAAATATAAACAGCGCTGAAATAGGAAAAGAAATCAAAGCGCTGGGAATAATTGCGGCTGACAGGTACAAAGGCGAAATAGAGGCCACCCTTGAAAGCGGTAAAAAGGTATTCTGCCCGGGAGATAAAAGCCTTATAGGAAAGATATTTAAAGTTAAAATCACGGGGTTAAAAGGAATGTCCTT
This window contains:
- a CDS encoding ATP-binding cassette domain-containing protein, translating into MLKGKIVEFRNLTVLRDRKILNRVSFDIEEGCHTAIIGPNGSGKSTLINLITRKFYPLADEPDYKMSIWGRDDWNVMELKKLLGIVSDTLSRDFEEDMPVKEAVLSGFFSSVGLFHVKVTPKMKELADKSLRFMGIKKLENESVEALSSGEKRKMLIARALVHSPKALILDEPANGLDIVAAEKFRRTMRKLCRKTTVIIATNDFFDIIPEIKKVIMIKNGRIFKQGSKKELMTLKNLSRLFGGKIPSSLLNRWRA
- the miaB gene encoding tRNA (N6-isopentenyl adenosine(37)-C2)-methylthiotransferase MiaB, with product MKVYIHTFGCQMNEYDSERMAGVLELAGHEIVYSEGEADAIIINTCTVRNLAEEKAYSYAGRFVTDKKVIITGCLAEIKKEELIKKFPTLHAVVGTYNFANIGKVITAGKGKVLFGAAEEGYGKDVKRPGGVSGYLAIMQGCDNFCSYCIVPYARGRERSRSLDGIIAEMHKMASDGFVEVILLGQNVNSYKDSKTGVNFSGLLKEAARVDGIERIRFMTSHPKDLSRELVETVGALDKVCNHIHLAVQSGSDRVLKNMNRKYTRQQFLDKLEMIREIIPGVCITTDVMVGFPGETQSDFEDTVSLLEKARFDSAYMFKYSPRQGTEAFKMKDGTDKDEKARRINYVLELQKHISENINSAEIGKEIKALGIIAADRYKGEIEATLESGKKVFCPGDKSLIGKIFKVKITGLKGMSFSGETVK